A window of the Candidatus Hydrogenedentota bacterium genome harbors these coding sequences:
- a CDS encoding Gfo/Idh/MocA family oxidoreductase — protein sequence MAGKLRIGFIGAGGISIGHYQRLLETKKAEVTALNDPSPESIRRFHKLCPGSEKLPVYTDYRDMLKAEKLDGVLILSPHMVHYDQIRNSLKQGLHVLTEKPMVCSIRHAKALLELKEKCPQVLMISYQRHFDPVFRYMRAQIEKGALGEVQFVQAVLSQEWLRATRNTWRQILEESGGGQINDSGSHLVDILMWVTGMKVREVFAAQENFDVPVDINSALTMTFANGALGNLSVIGNAPGWYEDHTIVGSKGAFYYRQGLGLIQQDAVGRPVKVKLPKYAKNPDSNFVDAILGRDVPQTPPEIGLRVIEVTEAAWKSAASGKPVRVP from the coding sequence ATGGCTGGGAAGTTGCGGATTGGTTTTATCGGCGCCGGCGGGATTTCCATCGGTCATTACCAGCGGCTGCTCGAAACAAAGAAGGCGGAGGTCACGGCGCTGAACGATCCCAGCCCGGAATCCATCAGGCGCTTCCACAAGCTGTGTCCCGGTTCGGAAAAACTGCCGGTGTACACGGACTACCGCGACATGCTCAAGGCCGAGAAACTGGACGGGGTGCTCATTCTCAGCCCGCACATGGTGCATTACGACCAAATCCGGAACTCGCTGAAGCAGGGGCTGCATGTGCTGACGGAGAAACCCATGGTCTGCTCCATCAGGCACGCCAAGGCGCTGCTGGAGTTGAAGGAAAAATGCCCGCAGGTGCTGATGATTTCGTACCAGCGGCATTTTGATCCCGTGTTCCGGTACATGCGCGCCCAGATAGAAAAGGGCGCATTGGGCGAGGTGCAGTTTGTGCAGGCCGTGCTCTCCCAGGAATGGCTGCGCGCCACGCGCAACACCTGGCGCCAAATTCTGGAGGAGTCCGGCGGCGGGCAAATCAACGATTCGGGCAGCCATCTTGTGGACATCCTGATGTGGGTGACCGGGATGAAGGTGAGGGAGGTCTTCGCAGCGCAGGAAAACTTTGACGTGCCCGTGGACATCAACTCCGCCCTGACCATGACCTTTGCAAACGGCGCCCTAGGCAACCTCTCCGTCATCGGCAACGCCCCCGGATGGTACGAGGACCACACCATCGTGGGCAGCAAGGGCGCGTTTTATTACCGGCAGGGCCTCGGCCTGATTCAGCAGGATGCCGTCGGCCGGCCGGTGAAAGTGAAACTGCCCAAATATGCCAAGAACCCCGACTCAAATTTTGTGGACGCGATTCTGGGGCGCGATGTGCCGCAGACGCCGCCCGAAATCGGGCTGCGGGTGATCGAGGTGACCGAGGCCGCCTGGAAATCCGCCGCCTCCGGCAAGCCTGTCCGTGTTCCCTGA
- a CDS encoding transglycosylase SLT domain-containing protein, with amino-acid sequence MRFCRPALFLSLCLFSMAGVSAPFPGERLFLDGDAAERAGRPADAVSAYESCAAADPDLAPYALSRAAQARAKAGDADGAEARWRDVLKKHPDGPWVRMVSCRLAGLLAERGGRAGARTLFKGALEVSPRPWFMDDWAWAAAENLFADPATRKEALPFYRDVVETTILLEPRKKAARALLQTGEPADRALGAWGLLRSGAMDEAKPVFDMEPVHFQDSSKGGTAMQILDSLFATFPGPAPESETRLTALARANRDHPWMRVWLLYAMRSAAGRKAWDTAGLFAGVLSNVYGEERDGGDALYWLAGVLAGAGDQEGAKKLYRALSDRHPGHARAAEALFALGGIEMGAGRKAEAMAVFTEMGRRFPNARQTPEAHLLCADIAARGGDAAGEKLYLSRAGAAGPGVYAAHRALARLRGGGAPPLPGTDAGSRLVAAFPGMTRPPAPPLTEAERDAGVARMFFFGEHGFEEGEWEALDCVLRAPRGDARARWYQAIAVSGHMHTLLQFVRAEGWGAGPEGPAMDRRHLEYPLAFWPVVQRIAAEAGADPYLVLAVARQESTFRARIVSRAGATGLMQLMPATAKWLGDTDKNITPEQAAHLSLPENSVRMGAFYMRRMLDRSGGNLVYALASYNGGPGNCDKWRKRFPGADMDAFVESIPFGETKDYVKKVLANLAAYHSLYPPPATMK; translated from the coding sequence ATGCGTTTTTGCCGTCCTGCCCTTTTCCTGTCGTTGTGCCTGTTTTCCATGGCGGGCGTGTCCGCGCCTTTTCCGGGAGAACGTCTGTTTCTCGACGGAGACGCCGCCGAGCGGGCCGGCCGCCCGGCGGACGCGGTGTCCGCCTATGAGTCTTGCGCCGCCGCGGACCCGGACCTGGCGCCCTATGCCCTTTCCCGCGCCGCACAGGCGCGCGCAAAGGCCGGGGATGCCGACGGCGCGGAGGCCCGGTGGCGGGATGTGCTGAAAAAACATCCCGACGGCCCCTGGGTGCGGATGGTTTCCTGCCGGCTTGCCGGGCTCCTGGCGGAGCGGGGGGGCCGTGCGGGGGCCCGGACGCTTTTCAAGGGTGCGCTGGAGGTGTCGCCCCGTCCATGGTTCATGGACGACTGGGCCTGGGCGGCGGCGGAGAATCTTTTCGCCGACCCGGCCACCCGGAAAGAGGCCCTGCCCTTTTACCGGGACGTTGTGGAGACCACCATCCTGCTCGAGCCGCGCAAGAAGGCGGCGCGGGCGCTGCTTCAGACAGGAGAGCCCGCCGACCGCGCCCTGGGCGCATGGGGCCTGCTGCGTTCCGGCGCCATGGATGAGGCCAAGCCCGTCTTTGACATGGAACCGGTGCATTTCCAGGATTCCTCCAAGGGCGGCACGGCCATGCAGATTCTCGACTCGCTGTTCGCCACATTTCCCGGCCCCGCCCCCGAGTCGGAGACGCGCCTGACGGCGCTTGCGCGGGCGAACCGGGACCACCCCTGGATGCGTGTCTGGCTGCTGTATGCCATGCGCTCCGCCGCCGGGCGCAAGGCCTGGGACACGGCCGGGCTTTTTGCGGGGGTGCTCTCGAATGTCTATGGGGAGGAGCGCGACGGGGGCGACGCGCTTTATTGGCTGGCCGGGGTGCTGGCGGGCGCGGGTGACCAGGAAGGGGCGAAAAAGCTGTACCGGGCGCTTTCGGACCGGCATCCGGGCCATGCGCGCGCCGCTGAGGCGCTATTTGCCCTCGGCGGCATCGAGATGGGGGCGGGCCGGAAAGCGGAGGCGATGGCCGTGTTCACGGAGATGGGGCGGCGCTTTCCCAACGCGCGGCAGACGCCGGAGGCCCATCTGCTCTGCGCGGATATTGCCGCGCGGGGCGGGGACGCCGCCGGAGAAAAACTTTATCTGTCACGCGCGGGCGCGGCCGGACCGGGGGTTTACGCCGCCCACCGCGCCCTTGCCCGTCTGCGTGGCGGCGGGGCGCCGCCCCTGCCCGGCACGGATGCCGGCTCACGGCTGGTGGCGGCGTTCCCGGGCATGACCCGCCCCCCCGCGCCGCCCCTCACGGAGGCGGAGCGGGACGCGGGCGTTGCGCGCATGTTTTTTTTCGGGGAGCACGGGTTTGAGGAGGGCGAATGGGAGGCGCTGGACTGCGTTCTCCGCGCGCCCAGGGGGGATGCGCGGGCGCGCTGGTACCAGGCCATTGCGGTTTCCGGCCACATGCACACCCTGCTCCAGTTTGTCCGCGCGGAGGGTTGGGGGGCGGGCCCCGAGGGACCCGCAATGGACCGGCGGCATCTTGAGTATCCGCTGGCTTTCTGGCCGGTGGTTCAGCGTATCGCCGCAGAGGCGGGGGCGGACCCCTATCTGGTGCTTGCAGTGGCCAGGCAGGAAAGCACCTTCCGCGCGCGCATCGTCTCCAGGGCGGGCGCCACGGGGCTGATGCAACTGATGCCCGCCACGGCAAAATGGCTCGGCGACACGGACAAGAACATCACACCGGAACAGGCGGCCCACTTGTCCCTGCCGGAAAACTCCGTCCGGATGGGCGCGTTTTACATGCGCCGCATGCTGGACCGCTCGGGGGGGAATCTGGTGTACGCGCTCGCCTCATATAACGGCGGGCCGGGAAACTGCGACAAATGGCGCAAACGGTTTCCCGGCGCGGACATGGACGCCTTTGTCGAATCCATACCCTTTGGTGAGACGAAGGACTATGTGAAGAAAGTGCTCGCCAACCTCGCCGCGTACCACAGTCTGTATCCGCCGCCCGCCACGATGAAGTAG
- a CDS encoding YfhO family protein yields MSPASENRYPLPPLFLAALFFLVAAPLFWTQVEAPRGKAVERAHENAVLSHRMGPSLGYGFERLRNGELPLWNDRQLCGTPWLADPLNGMFQPLNAVFLFMPPGPGLAVQSFLCLFLAGFMFVLFARSLGLRHVPAVLGGVVFAFNGATAAVMSRPDIAPVLVWASLGFWAVNEHCRAPRRSTAVLGGMALALLMFSGSFPAAVAFLCLLAPYAVCRALEYAADAGNRPRGNRGPSPWPGLLLMALLGLLVAAMQLVPAAFWMAGLENPRAALLRADIAGVSAASLPEAFRQMLAPRADLLPRMGYFGVAALAVVPAAFMHREHRAAPVFFFIAGLLSLFAFSGGMSRWVEGFPWPLFGPVTAFCAAVLASLGVDRLMAPRRDPRTPRLWAPMLAVFLAMAALFVLAPAEAKGRIVPVAAALLLFALFRNAWAGMLGGGLIALVLFVDLFTASANFYQHPLRAPETALAADAELIRVVREQMLDGRVLVSAHPLDPHLTPNAGLSAPISAEGGAFLPLTPEESAWWGDLRTESQDGAMPPAGEWPEQAGPYLRVSPKSGSLSRLNMASVRTLVLGEDDAWLKNIPQGGPLRLRRLASGGGVAVLVNDAALPRARLVGSWRVVPDSGTALAVMAEDGFEPERECVIGYQFGKNSLLMGQAGQEGAGGEVGEGTVQISRSLPERVELTCAAARQAVLVLSDTHAPGWKATVNGEDTPVLRVNGRFRGVPVPPGESRVVFVYRPLPVYAGMAVSLATLAVLALAGLFSAYQAVRGAARN; encoded by the coding sequence TTGAGCCCCGCGTCCGAAAACCGGTACCCGCTGCCCCCCCTTTTTTTGGCGGCCCTGTTTTTTCTGGTCGCCGCGCCCCTTTTCTGGACACAGGTGGAGGCGCCCCGCGGAAAGGCCGTGGAGCGCGCCCATGAAAACGCCGTGCTCAGCCACCGCATGGGTCCCTCGCTCGGATACGGGTTTGAACGGCTTAGGAACGGGGAACTCCCCCTGTGGAATGACCGTCAACTCTGCGGCACCCCCTGGCTGGCGGATCCTCTCAACGGGATGTTCCAGCCGCTTAACGCGGTCTTTCTGTTCATGCCCCCCGGCCCTGGCTTGGCGGTGCAGTCCTTCCTCTGCCTGTTCCTTGCGGGATTCATGTTTGTCCTGTTTGCCCGCTCCCTTGGACTCCGTCATGTGCCCGCGGTCCTGGGCGGTGTGGTGTTCGCCTTCAACGGCGCCACCGCCGCAGTCATGTCCCGGCCGGACATTGCCCCGGTTTTGGTCTGGGCTTCCCTCGGGTTCTGGGCTGTCAACGAGCATTGCCGCGCCCCGCGGCGTTCCACGGCGGTGCTGGGCGGCATGGCGCTGGCCCTGCTGATGTTTTCCGGCTCATTTCCTGCGGCGGTCGCATTCCTCTGCCTGCTTGCGCCCTACGCCGTGTGCCGCGCCCTGGAGTACGCCGCGGACGCCGGGAACAGGCCGCGCGGCAATCGCGGGCCGTCCCCCTGGCCGGGTTTGCTGTTGATGGCGCTGCTTGGCCTGCTGGTCGCCGCCATGCAACTGGTGCCCGCCGCCTTTTGGATGGCGGGTTTGGAGAATCCCCGCGCGGCGCTGCTTCGCGCGGACATTGCGGGCGTTTCCGCCGCGTCGCTGCCGGAGGCGTTCCGGCAGATGCTCGCGCCCCGCGCGGACCTCCTTCCGCGGATGGGCTATTTCGGTGTCGCCGCCCTGGCGGTGGTTCCCGCCGCCTTCATGCACCGGGAACACCGTGCCGCGCCGGTGTTCTTTTTCATTGCCGGACTCCTGTCGCTTTTCGCCTTTTCAGGGGGGATGTCGCGGTGGGTGGAGGGCTTCCCCTGGCCTTTGTTCGGCCCGGTCACCGCATTTTGCGCCGCCGTGCTCGCGTCTCTGGGGGTGGACCGCCTCATGGCGCCCCGGCGCGACCCGCGCACGCCCCGTCTATGGGCGCCCATGCTGGCGGTGTTTCTGGCCATGGCCGCCCTGTTTGTCCTGGCGCCCGCGGAGGCCAAGGGGAGAATCGTGCCCGTGGCGGCGGCCCTTCTGCTCTTTGCCCTCTTCCGCAATGCCTGGGCGGGCATGCTCGGTGGCGGCCTCATTGCGCTGGTGCTTTTTGTGGACCTGTTCACGGCCAGCGCCAATTTCTACCAGCATCCCCTGCGCGCCCCGGAAACCGCCCTTGCGGCCGATGCGGAGCTGATACGGGTGGTGCGCGAACAGATGCTGGACGGCCGGGTTCTGGTGTCCGCCCATCCCCTTGACCCGCACCTGACCCCGAATGCGGGCCTGTCCGCCCCGATTTCCGCGGAGGGCGGCGCATTCCTGCCGCTCACTCCGGAGGAGTCGGCCTGGTGGGGTGATTTGCGGACGGAGTCCCAAGACGGCGCCATGCCGCCGGCCGGGGAATGGCCCGAGCAGGCGGGGCCTTATTTGAGGGTCTCTCCCAAGTCAGGCAGCCTGTCCAGGCTCAATATGGCCTCCGTGCGGACACTCGTTCTGGGGGAGGACGACGCATGGCTGAAAAACATCCCCCAGGGAGGCCCCCTGCGCCTGCGGCGCCTTGCCTCGGGTGGCGGGGTGGCGGTGCTTGTCAATGACGCGGCCCTGCCACGCGCGCGGCTTGTCGGAAGCTGGCGCGTGGTGCCCGATTCGGGCACCGCCCTCGCCGTCATGGCGGAGGACGGCTTCGAGCCCGAGCGCGAGTGCGTCATTGGCTATCAGTTTGGCAAAAACTCCCTGCTCATGGGGCAGGCCGGGCAGGAAGGGGCCGGCGGTGAGGTTGGGGAGGGGACGGTCCAGATTTCCCGCAGCCTTCCGGAGCGGGTGGAGCTCACCTGCGCGGCGGCGCGCCAGGCCGTGCTGGTGCTGTCCGACACCCATGCGCCCGGCTGGAAGGCCACGGTCAACGGGGAGGACACGCCGGTGTTGCGGGTGAACGGACGGTTTCGCGGAGTGCCGGTGCCCCCCGGTGAAAGCCGGGTGGTATTCGTGTACCGGCCCCTGCCGGTCTATGCCGGGATGGCCGTGTCCCTGGCCACCCTGGCAGTCCTGGCGCTGGCCGGGCTCTTTTCCGCGTATCAGGCCGTGCGCGGTGCGGCCAGGAACTAG
- a CDS encoding carbohydrate ABC transporter permease: protein MKRALLYIVLVLASCVMVWPFLWMVTTAFKDLLGATTPSLGLWPGKWHWENIPETFRAAPFGRYFINTFLVAAAVCAGVVFTSLCAGYAFARLRFPGRGALFAVVMGGMMVPFEVVFIPNFVLITRLGWYNTHAALIVPWCASAFSIFLMRQAFAGLPADFYDAARVDGCGHFRFLFRIGAPLVRPMMITVALFAFLGGYNALLWPLVVTADESMRVVQVGLTVFATDAGVRLNLLMCASAIVILPTIAVYFAAQRYFVESALGAGIKA, encoded by the coding sequence GTGAAACGCGCGCTTCTCTATATAGTGCTCGTTCTGGCCTCCTGTGTGATGGTCTGGCCCTTCCTCTGGATGGTGACCACGGCCTTCAAGGACCTGCTCGGCGCCACCACCCCGAGCCTCGGCCTCTGGCCGGGTAAATGGCACTGGGAAAACATACCGGAAACCTTCCGCGCCGCGCCCTTTGGCCGCTATTTCATCAATACTTTTCTGGTGGCCGCCGCCGTCTGCGCCGGGGTGGTTTTCACCTCGCTCTGCGCGGGGTACGCTTTTGCCAGGCTGCGGTTTCCGGGACGCGGCGCGCTCTTCGCCGTCGTCATGGGCGGCATGATGGTTCCTTTCGAGGTGGTCTTCATCCCCAACTTTGTCCTCATCACCCGTCTTGGCTGGTACAACACCCACGCGGCGCTTATTGTCCCCTGGTGCGCCTCCGCCTTTTCCATTTTCCTGATGCGCCAGGCTTTCGCGGGCCTGCCCGCCGATTTTTACGACGCGGCGCGGGTGGACGGCTGCGGCCATTTCCGCTTCCTTTTCCGCATTGGCGCGCCCCTGGTGCGGCCCATGATGATCACCGTGGCGCTGTTCGCCTTTCTCGGCGGTTATAACGCTCTCCTATGGCCGCTGGTGGTCACTGCGGACGAGTCCATGCGCGTGGTCCAGGTGGGGCTCACGGTTTTTGCCACCGACGCGGGGGTGCGTCTCAACCTGCTCATGTGCGCCTCCGCCATTGTCATCCTCCCGACCATCGCCGTATACTTCGCGGCGCAGCGGTATTTTGTGGAAAGCGCGCTGGGCGCGGGGATTAAGGCATGA
- a CDS encoding ABC transporter substrate-binding protein, producing the protein MKRRHFAAAALVLAAVLSGCGDGRRGPAAEPGVFTPVDPRNAVLWDRQITESGELLRRLVGEFNALHPGMPVKVEHAGGYADIFRKVSASIQAGVLPAMAVSYEPMTSEYVPTGAAVALDPHVQNPDTGFSQAELEDFYPAMLESNRFSGHGGRMYSFPLYKSVLMLYFNRKVLEAAGLDTPPATWEDFLAQCRRIRQKTGKPAHAVNVDCSTVNGLIYSMGGDVFRDGETLYDSPESVAVFELYETLLREGLAYATPPGSYDDNVALAKGEIVFTLRTSSARSDVRLMMREGIDHLGMARIPQKDPARPATVVYGPNVTIFNTTPEQIQTAWAFVKWFTTPEVSARWSAETGYLPVRRSALNQPVLQALWAEWDTAREPFDCLAFARGEPNIAGWQQVRDLVARALSEVLAGTKTGREAAAGLKRDADRALARAAGK; encoded by the coding sequence ATGAAAAGACGGCATTTTGCGGCGGCGGCGCTTGTGCTGGCGGCGGTCCTCTCCGGGTGCGGGGACGGCCGGCGGGGTCCGGCCGCGGAACCCGGTGTGTTCACGCCTGTGGACCCGCGAAATGCCGTGCTCTGGGACCGCCAAATCACTGAGAGCGGGGAACTGCTCCGCCGGCTGGTTGGGGAGTTTAACGCGCTGCATCCCGGCATGCCAGTGAAGGTGGAGCATGCGGGCGGCTATGCCGACATCTTCCGAAAGGTCTCCGCGAGCATCCAGGCGGGCGTGCTGCCCGCCATGGCCGTTTCCTATGAGCCCATGACTTCGGAGTATGTCCCGACGGGCGCGGCGGTGGCCCTCGACCCCCATGTTCAAAACCCGGATACCGGTTTCTCCCAGGCGGAGCTGGAGGACTTCTATCCGGCCATGCTGGAGTCCAACCGATTCAGCGGGCATGGCGGGCGCATGTATTCCTTTCCGCTCTACAAGAGCGTGCTGATGTTGTACTTCAACAGGAAAGTGCTGGAGGCGGCGGGGTTGGACACCCCCCCGGCGACTTGGGAGGACTTTCTTGCCCAGTGCCGCCGGATAAGGCAAAAGACCGGAAAACCCGCCCACGCCGTCAATGTGGACTGTTCCACCGTCAACGGCCTGATTTACAGCATGGGCGGCGACGTGTTTCGGGACGGGGAGACCCTGTACGACTCCCCCGAATCCGTCGCGGTCTTTGAACTGTACGAGACCCTTCTCCGGGAGGGGCTTGCCTACGCCACCCCACCCGGCTCATATGATGACAATGTCGCCCTGGCCAAGGGGGAGATTGTCTTCACACTCCGCACCAGTTCCGCGCGCAGCGATGTCCGGCTGATGATGCGGGAGGGCATTGACCATCTGGGCATGGCCCGCATACCGCAGAAGGACCCCGCCAGGCCCGCCACAGTGGTCTACGGGCCCAATGTCACTATCTTCAACACCACCCCGGAGCAGATTCAGACGGCCTGGGCCTTTGTGAAATGGTTCACCACCCCGGAGGTCTCCGCCCGGTGGTCCGCGGAGACCGGCTACCTTCCCGTGCGCCGCAGCGCCCTCAATCAGCCGGTTCTTCAGGCACTCTGGGCGGAGTGGGACACGGCCAGGGAACCCTTCGACTGTCTGGCCTTCGCGCGGGGCGAGCCGAACATCGCGGGGTGGCAGCAGGTGCGCGATCTGGTCGCGCGGGCGCTTTCGGAGGTGCTTGCGGGCACCAAGACCGGGCGGGAGGCGGCCGCCGGACTCAAGCGTGACGCGGACCGGGCACTGGCCCGCGCGGCGGGGAAATAA
- a CDS encoding sugar ABC transporter permease gives MKFCLHILAGLPDTALAGLDDLLERRRRRGLGDWPAALVLTAPALLILGTFSLYPMLAALGMSLRGGKRGDGPFVGLANYAETLSDGEFWRALKVTGYYVLGTVPMTLLLALLAALALHRIGRARGLFRTLFFLPYVTSVVAAAMVWRALFNPQGGVFNLLLGMLGFGPANWLLEPRGVLHLLTGGWVPPDFGPSLALCCVMLFDIWHGMGFMVVVLLAGLSAIPRELEEVARVDGAGRVRTLFSVTLPLLSPTLFFLAVVGCAKAFQAFNSFYALTQGAGGGSLDTRNMLLYVYAQFYEYGYWGHATASATLLTLAIVLLTAAQWRFIGKRVHYQ, from the coding sequence ATGAAATTCTGTCTTCATATACTGGCAGGCCTGCCCGATACGGCGCTGGCCGGGCTGGATGATCTTCTTGAACGGCGCCGCAGGAGGGGGCTGGGTGATTGGCCCGCAGCCCTGGTCCTGACGGCCCCCGCCCTTCTCATTCTGGGCACCTTTTCCCTGTACCCCATGCTAGCCGCTTTGGGCATGAGCCTGCGCGGGGGGAAGCGGGGGGACGGCCCCTTTGTGGGTCTGGCCAACTATGCGGAGACCCTTTCTGACGGCGAGTTTTGGCGGGCGCTTAAGGTCACCGGCTACTATGTTCTGGGCACGGTGCCGATGACCCTGCTGCTTGCCCTTTTGGCGGCGCTGGCCCTCCACCGCATCGGGCGGGCGCGCGGCCTGTTCAGGACCCTCTTCTTCCTCCCCTATGTCACCTCCGTTGTCGCCGCCGCCATGGTGTGGCGGGCGCTGTTCAATCCGCAGGGGGGCGTTTTCAACCTGCTGCTGGGGATGCTGGGCTTCGGTCCGGCCAACTGGCTGCTGGAGCCCCGCGGCGTGCTTCACCTGCTCACGGGCGGCTGGGTTCCCCCGGACTTCGGCCCGAGCCTGGCGCTCTGCTGTGTGATGCTTTTCGATATCTGGCACGGGATGGGTTTCATGGTGGTTGTGCTTCTTGCCGGACTGTCGGCCATTCCCCGCGAGTTGGAGGAGGTCGCCCGCGTGGACGGCGCGGGCCGCGTCCGCACCCTGTTCAGCGTCACCCTGCCCCTGCTCTCGCCCACCCTGTTTTTTCTGGCCGTGGTCGGCTGCGCGAAGGCCTTTCAGGCCTTCAACAGTTTCTACGCCCTCACTCAGGGCGCGGGCGGCGGTTCACTGGACACCCGGAATATGCTTCTGTACGTCTATGCCCAGTTTTACGAGTACGGCTACTGGGGCCATGCCACGGCGTCGGCCACACTGCTCACCCTGGCCATCGTGCTGCTTACCGCCGCGCAGTGGCGGTTTATAGGGAAAAGGGTCCACTACCAGTGA
- a CDS encoding PilT/PilU family type 4a pilus ATPase — MAEYVLGTGQKQTLRNIIRLTEAVVVRAEGPPREIRLWTDKVHVTARRSDYKGDFETFSFRILPETEEVAEAVVKVVEEYAGVCALSRDGDELLLDCPAPGVLHEPRVPEALNKLSMALRLPEVWHVQGGEFKLDPISVEMLFHAMVQYRASDVHLSPGLNPVFRIDNDTRHSEIMTPLSGAQITALIRQIAPVGFFEEFERHKQTSFSYHQAGVGFARVSAFIKNGAPHCTFRFLPEKIPSFDELNIPADQMRTLAATHRGLILVTGMTGSGKTTTVAALVDWINANRSVHILTIENPVEYVHINKKSIISQRSLGVDVDSFGEAITGALRHDPDVILIGEMRDPDTIRAAINAAATGHLVISTLHSNTASEVVNRIVSFFDPIERDLVRLQLRDCVKCVMCQRLVPKPGGGRIPALEFLFNDIKPINDGILKGDSDLIRVGMQQTVSHSILFEQYLHRLHKEHKVELEHAREFCTDVSVFDQLTMGTYSVPRLDSIKGM, encoded by the coding sequence ATGGCGGAGTATGTGCTTGGCACCGGTCAGAAGCAGACGCTGCGCAACATCATTCGTCTTACTGAGGCGGTCGTCGTGCGGGCGGAGGGGCCGCCCAGGGAGATCCGGCTGTGGACGGACAAGGTTCATGTCACCGCCAGGCGGTCCGACTACAAGGGTGACTTTGAAACGTTTAGTTTCCGCATCCTGCCTGAGACAGAGGAAGTGGCGGAGGCGGTGGTTAAAGTGGTTGAGGAGTATGCCGGGGTCTGCGCCCTTTCCCGCGACGGGGACGAACTGTTGCTGGATTGTCCCGCCCCGGGCGTGCTGCACGAGCCGAGGGTGCCCGAGGCGCTGAACAAGCTCAGCATGGCCCTGCGCCTGCCCGAGGTATGGCATGTGCAGGGCGGTGAGTTCAAGCTGGACCCGATAAGCGTGGAGATGCTTTTTCACGCCATGGTCCAGTACCGGGCCAGCGATGTGCACCTTTCCCCCGGACTGAACCCCGTGTTCCGCATTGACAATGACACGCGGCATTCCGAAATCATGACGCCCCTTTCGGGCGCGCAAATCACGGCGCTCATCCGGCAGATTGCCCCTGTGGGCTTTTTTGAGGAGTTCGAGCGCCACAAGCAGACAAGCTTCAGTTATCATCAGGCCGGTGTGGGCTTTGCGCGCGTCTCGGCGTTTATTAAAAACGGCGCACCCCACTGCACATTCCGGTTCCTGCCGGAGAAAATCCCCTCTTTTGACGAGTTGAACATTCCCGCGGACCAGATGCGAACCCTGGCGGCCACGCACCGCGGCCTCATTCTGGTGACCGGCATGACCGGCAGCGGCAAGACCACCACGGTGGCGGCGCTAGTGGACTGGATTAACGCCAACCGGTCCGTGCACATCCTCACGATAGAGAACCCCGTCGAGTACGTGCACATCAACAAAAAGTCCATCATCTCCCAGCGCAGCCTGGGTGTTGACGTGGACTCTTTCGGCGAGGCTATCACCGGGGCGCTGCGACATGACCCCGACGTGATTCTCATCGGCGAGATGCGCGACCCGGACACCATCCGCGCCGCCATCAACGCCGCCGCCACCGGGCACCTGGTCATCAGCACCCTGCACTCGAACACCGCCTCCGAGGTGGTGAACCGCATTGTCAGCTTCTTCGACCCCATCGAGCGCGACCTGGTCCGGCTTCAACTCCGCGACTGCGTCAAGTGCGTCATGTGCCAGCGTCTGGTGCCCAAACCCGGCGGCGGCCGGATTCCCGCGCTTGAGTTCCTGTTCAACGACATCAAGCCCATCAATGACGGCATTCTCAAGGGCGACAGCGACCTTATCCGGGTCGGCATGCAGCAGACCGTCTCGCACTCCATCCTTTTCGAGCAGTACCTGCACCGCCTCCACAAGGAGCACAAGGTGGAGCTCGAGCACGCCCGCGAGTTCTGCACC